The Macadamia integrifolia cultivar HAES 741 unplaced genomic scaffold, SCU_Mint_v3 scaffold2506, whole genome shotgun sequence genome has a segment encoding these proteins:
- the LOC122066630 gene encoding putative F-box protein At5g55150: MGNWAELCSDILRLIVDQFSKIEDIAHFGGVCRPWRSVSVEKWHFSIVDPWLMLAEKEDSDERGFYSLSTKKVYHINLPETQGRKCWSSYGWLITLGLDLEMHLLNPFSRSRVTIRFPPPLGLPNQYEPGIDPEFFRRTFIDKVIFSSRPSVPCEDDKKCVVMGIFSEWGKLAFLRMGDEVWTHVCTPKAGFHDIVYLNGQFYAFSRKGKLVMVDISCPDPKTIEIAGLPEGRNAAGQFYLVESVGELFMLARSVYMGYVGYYEGDEDEDESYIYETDEFEVYKFNFDNMNWTLVKNLDNRAIFVGVNASFAIFPSNHSGCEPNCIYFTDDNSYGLMKDSRLEGGAGKDMGVFRMETGKVDYHYKVPDMLSRICAPLWICPSP; encoded by the coding sequence ATGGGAAACTGGGCCGAACTTTGTAGTGACATTCTAAGACTGATTGTGGATCAGTTTTCGAAAATCGAAGATATTGCTCATTTTGGTGGAGTTTGCCGGCCATGGCGATCAGTTTCAGTTGAGAAGTGGCACTTCTCTATTGTTGATCCCTGGTTGATGCTTGCAGAGAAGGAAGATAGTGATGAACGTGGCTTCTACAGTCTCTCCACCAAAAAGGTTTACCACATAAACTTGCCAGAAACCCAGGGTAGGAAGTGTTGGTCCTCATATGGTTGGTTGATAACTTTAGGGCTTGATTTGGAGATGCACTTATTAAATCCCTTTTCTCGATCTCGGGTTACAATTCGGTTTCCACCTCCACTAGGACTTCCCAATCAATACGAGCCTGGAATAGACCCAGAATTTTTCCGTCGAACTTTTATTGATAAAGTGATATTCTCCTCGAGACCATCTGTCCCTTGTGAAGATGACAAAAAATGCGTGGTTATGGGGATATTTTCTGAATGGGGGAAATTAGCTTTCTTGAGAATGGGAGATGAAGTTTGGACTCATGTATGCACACCCAAAGCTGGTTTTCATGACATTGTCTATTTGAATGGTCAATTCTATGCTTTTAGTAGAAAAGGAAAATTGGTAATGGTTGACATATCTTGTCCTGATCCAAAGACGATTGAGATTGCTGGATTACCAGAGGGTCGTAACGCTGCTGGGCAGTTTTATCTTGTGGAATCAGTAGGAGAACTTTTTATGCTTGCACGAAGTGTTTATATGGGCTATGTGGGCTATTATGAGGGAGACGAGGACGAGGACGAGTCTTACATTTATGAAACAGATGAGTTTGAGGTTTACAAGTTTAATTTTGATAACATGAATTGGACATTGGTGAAGAACTTGGACAACCGTGCGATTTTTGTGGGTGTTAATGCTTCCTTTGCCATCTTTCCCTCTAACCATTCAGGATGCGAACCCAATTGTATCTATTTCACTGATGATAATTCATATGGTCTTATGAAAGATAGTCGTCTAGAAGGAGGAGCTGGTAAGGACATGGGAGTGTTTCGGATGGAGACTGGGAAAGTGGATTATCATTATAAGGTTCCGGACATGCTAAGTCGTATTTGTGCACCACTTTGGATTTGTCCTTCTCCATAA